In Gadus chalcogrammus isolate NIFS_2021 chromosome 23, NIFS_Gcha_1.0, whole genome shotgun sequence, a genomic segment contains:
- the LOC130377131 gene encoding protein adenylyltransferase SelO-like, giving the protein MKSVNPRYVLRNWMAESATRKAETNDFSEVVLLHDVLGNPFIAQDSAEETGYAARPPLWGRRLKKYGELGYFHPLLPQGRLSIRGSVSESLC; this is encoded by the exons ATGAAGA GTGTGAACCCCAGGTACGTCCTGAGGAACTGGATGGCTGAGTCGGCCACCAGGAAGGCAGAGACCAACGACTTTTCAGAG GTGGTGCTGTTACATGATGTTCTGGGGAACCCCTTCATAGCGCAAGACTCTGCAGAGGAGACAGGCTATGCAGCGCGGCCTCCGCTGTGGGGGCGGAGGTTAAAG AAATATGGAGAACTTGGATATTTTCATCCGTTACTTCCCCAGGGTAGGCTGAGCATCAGAGGCTCTGTGTCCGAATCTCTCTGCTAG
- the LOC130377127 gene encoding B-cell receptor CD22: MDLRSAARGFLAFLLSVPALQGNGDWTVTYSSSNVCALRGAMVDINCTYEYPDNVQYRPTTVTTLWFTKEDNHQPVDLLSDADYTGRVESSCGEVSCTGSRCHGACPLRIRDLRQSDSAVYKFRFTTNQPGGKYTGDPGVMLSLTDLQVKVSFPYPTKPTRAELECHSMCGLAGDPPYIWSRNGQNVRQGVKYWAYIQSGDSFSCAVKGYEVLRSPLVYAPKNSSVTVSPSGVIKEGSSVTLSCSSDANPAAEYTWFKNNQPLHWGPSQPHTFPSVRPEDRGTYRCQAQNQYGQLSSNSIFMDVQYAPKTPSVTVRPSGEIEEGSSVTLSCSSDANPVATYTWFRDTTDRYSSHMNQGPQLIISYIWSSDSGQYRCDATNKLGKKSVTKSIDVKYAPKTPSVAVSPSGEVEEGSSVTLSCSSDANPAAEYTWFKDNQPLLWGPSQPHSFPSVSPEDRGTYRCHARNQYGQLSSNSMFLNVTYDPKTPSVTVSPSGEIEEGSSVALSCSSDANPAATYTWFREHEDSVKASGQNYTITNITSELGGNYYCQAHNAVGLHNSTFLLIKVCIQCLKTTDVALTTSSSWTTTVAVRGIVVLLATVLLLVLLWMRRKRASSKACGQGGRPDTVEELLPVPVYENVPALTNRLAPAAQRESIEDQDGHHCAIIHTSLSENQDQDQMEMGGTSEL, from the exons ATGGATTTAAGATCAGCAGCAAGAGGATTTCTAGCATTTCTCCTGTCAGTACCAG CGCTTCAGGGAAATGGTGACTGGACAGTTACTTACTCGTCTAGTAATGTCTGTGCTTTAAGAGGAGCAATGGTTGACATCAACTGCACTTATGAATACCCTGACAACGTGCAGTACCGCCCTACCACAGTCACAACACTGTGGTTTACTAAAGAAGACAACCATCAGCCAGTTGATTTGCTAAGTGATGCAGACTATACAGGTCGTGTTGAATCCAGCTGTGGAGAGGTCAGCTGTACTGGGTCCAGATGTCATGGAGCATGTCCCCTGAGAATCAGAGACCTGAGACAGAGTGACTCTGCTGTCTACAAGTTTAGGTTCACAACAAACCAACCAGGTGGGAAATATACTGGTGACCCTGGAGTGATGTTATCTCTTACAG ACCTCCAGGTGAAGGTGTCCTTTCCTTATCCAACCAAACCTACCAGGGCAGAGCTGGAGTGTCACAGTATGTGTGGTCTAGCTGGTGACCCTCCCTACATCTGGTCCAGGAATGGACAGAATGTACGTCAGGGAGTGAAGTACTGGGCCTACATTCAGTCTGGAGACAGCTTCTCATGTGCTGTTAAAGGATACGAAGTTCTCCGCTCTCCTTTAGTGT ATGCTCCAAAGAACTCCTCGGTGACCGTGAGTCCCTCTGGTGTAATaaaggagggcagttcagtgaccctgagctgcagcagtgatgccaacccagcagctgaaTATACCTGGTTCAAGAACAACCAACCTCTGCACTGGGGTCCAAGTCAACCTCATACCTTCCCCTCAGTCCGCCCTGAAGACAGAGGAACGTACCGCTGTCAAGCACAGAACCAATATGGACAGCTGAGCTCTAACTCGATATTCATGGATGTCCAGT acgctccaaagaccccctcagtgaccgtgagaccctctggtgaaatagaggagggcagttcagtgactctgagctgcagcagtgatgccaacccagtAGCTACCTACACTTGGTTCAGGGATACTACTGATCGTTACTCTAGCCACATGAACCAGGGACCACAGCTCATCATTAGCTACATCTGGTCTTCAGACTCTGGACAATATCGCTGTGACGCTACGAATAAGCTGGGGAAAAAATCAGTCACCAAGTCTATTGATGTTAAAT acgctccaaagaccccctcagtggccgtgagtccctctggtgaagtagaggagggcagttcagtgactctgagctgcagcagtgatgccaacccagcagctgagTACACCTGGTTCAAGGACAACCAACCTCTCCTCTGGGGACCAAGTCAACCTCATTCCTTCCCCTCAGTCAGCCCTGAAGACAGAGGAACGTACCGCTGTCACGCAAGGAACCAATATGGACAACTGAGCTCTAACTCGATGTTCTTAAATGTTACAT ATGATCCAAAGACCCCCTCGGTGACCGTGagtccctctggtgaaatagaggagggcagttcagtggctctgagctgcagcagtgatgccaacccagcagctacCTACACCTGGTTCAGGGAACATGAAGACTCAGTGAAAGCATCAGGACAGAACTACACCATCACTAATATCACATCTGAGCTTGGAGGAAACTATTACTGCCAAGCACATAATGCAGTCGGACTTCATAATTCCACCTTTCTGTTAATTAAAG TTTGTATTCAGTGTTTGAAAACGACTGATGTTGCACTgacgacatcatcatcatggaCAACAACAGTAGCTGTGAGAGGCATTGTTGTCTTACTGGCCACCgtactcctcctcgtcctcctctggatgag AAGAAAGAGGGCCTCGAGTAAAGCAtgtggacagggaggaaggccagataccgtggaggag ctccttcctgttcctgtgtaTGAAAATGTCCCAGCTCTGACCAATCGCTTGGCTCCTGCAGCACAGAGAGAATCAATAGAAGATCAGGATGGCCATCACTGTGCCATCAtccacacctctctctcagAGAACCA ggaccaggaccagatgGAGATGGGAGGAACCTCAGAGTTGTAA